A stretch of DNA from Lotus japonicus ecotype B-129 chromosome 4, LjGifu_v1.2:
GTCCTTCAAACCCATTTTAAGTGCAGTTTTTCGGAAGAGAGCAGGAGGTCTCTGTAAAccaattgattctgaaaatcGGTTCGCCAGGTCAGCAATAGTTGTCTTCTCCCTCCCGATTTCCCTGATGGAGTTATAATAACCAAGCCAACCATGATATGCTGCTTCTTTAATATCATCATCAATCTTTTCCATTGAATGCTCAATCTGCAAGTATAAATAGACTATATATAGTAGCTAGACAAAATAAATGTGGTAAATCACTTTTACATTCTTTATCAACAATTACATAAAGACAGGACTGAAGATGAGTTATGAGGACCAGAATAGTATGTAATAGGGTATGCATCAAAATAGTGTAGGCATTAGAACAAGAGCGAGGTATGTTATGTACCTTGAGCTTTGCCTGTGGATCTATATCTGGTAAGGGGATTTTCTTTAGAGGGAGATCCTTGATTTCATCTAAAAAATATTCTTCCCATGGAGCAATCAACAATATGCCTTCCCCTTCTTTGCCTTCCCGCCCTGTTCTTCCAAGACGGTGTATGTATTGTTCACGGTCTGGAGGAATTCCCACCTGGATTCCACATTAAAACCAATCAATAAAAAGGTGAAATTCATACTATATTATATCCATTAGGATCCCACTTtattgtccaggacatgaagcaAATAAGTTGTTCAAAATGAAACTATTGGCCATCATTGCaagtttttattaaaatataagatAAACACATCAAAAGATTTCAGTATACCTGCAAGACTAAAGTAACATCAGGATAATTCATTCCACGTGATGAAACATCAGATGAGACAAGAATCAATTGTTTGGATTCCTTAAATTCATCTGAAACGCGAGTACGGTAGAGCTGAGGTTTTCGAGAATGTATCTCCTTAACTTTCAATTTCATTTCCCGAAGAACTTGATACATGAGAGATGTCACCATCCCACATGTACAAAAAACAATAACCTGAACGCAAATCTACCAATCAAAACCATGAATTAAATAGCAAAGCAGTTTGAAGGCTGAAACAGCAAATGTATACTAACCTTATAATCAGGTGTTTGCAAAATATGCTCCTTCAGAATATGGTGTACTATTTGAAAATGTGATTCATGTGGAGCGATAAGAAAAGATTGTTTTATCTGTTATGGAAAACCAAAGCATTAATTCCTATCAATGGAGAATTGTTATACAATTAAAAAACAATCAGTTAAAAAAGAAATATACATGAATCATAAGAATAGTTAACAAAAAACAAATGTATAGCTAAATTCTAGGCTAGAAGTCGATCAAATATGAATCAGTTTGCATAAACCTCTCAAAAAGCATCAAGTTGAAATCAACTTCTACACCTCAACTTTTTAAGAAGCTCTCTCACCTAATTTCCCTACAAATACCTATAAACTTACCAAGAGTTTTTTCCTTAGAAATCAATATTTACATCAATTCAAAAGCTCCCACAAGCTAGAAGTGTAATTATAAGATTATGACAACAGTTAACTTACCTGAACTGGAGTTTCCACAGAACCCATTCCAACTGTATCAATATATTGGTGTTCCCTTTTTAAAACAAGTTGAGATATCCGACGGACCTGCATATTTAAAAGGTTATATCGTTGATGGAATACTGCAACAACACAAACTAGCTTTTAAGAACCTGAGATcgaaaattgattttaaacatttaaaaataaaaacctaacCTAACCTCCTTTGGGATGGTTGCAGAAAACAGCATGGATTGCCTTTGACGGGGCAAACAATCAACAATTTTTTCTATATCCTTTCGAAATCCCAGGTCCAATAAATGATCAGCCTCATCAAGTACGAGCATCTGCAAGCCCATTAATCGTACAGATATTCCCGATTTATTCTCAACATGGTCCAGCAACCTTCCAGGTGTAGCAACAAGAATCTGCAAAATTTAACCCAAAAAATTCCAAATCATGATGCTTTGTGTGATGATTTTACCACACAAGATCAGTACATCTCTTTTTTTCCCCATTTTCCCCTCCCAGCCCTCCCCCACGTGAAAAACATAAACTTTACTCTCAATCTAAAGCCACATGGTAGGATAAGAGGTTCAGTTATAACACAAAACCTGGCATGGATCTGAATCAAGGCGTTTTTGGTCAAGCTTAAATCGTACACCTCCAACAAGACTCTGCACCCCAATACCTTCATGATGTTTCAGCAAAACCTTTGCTTCGGCAGCAATTTGACTAGCAAGTTCTCTGGTAGGGCAGAGAATAAGAACAAGTATCGGAGACACACGTTGAGAGGTATTGGTACTCATAGCTTTCAGAACTGTTTCAATAGCAGGAAGCTGTTTGCACTTAGCATCAGTGAcagaaaaagaaagacaaaatagGACACAGAGAGTTAAAAGAACTAGGGTATACCAAAAAAGCAGCACTTTTTCCAGTGCCAGTTTTAGCTTTGACCAAAACATCTATACCTACAATGCAGCAGAAGTACAATCATCATCCAAACAAAATCTTTTAGTCGCAATAAACTAATAGGAGAAACTTAATAACAAGCAAAGTAGTAAATTAAAAGACTTCAACTGGACCCCCAAAAAAACATTAgaacaaaaaaatgaattataatGCAATAACTTTTACAGTATGCAATTCTAGCAAGATTTGTTAATCATGACAATGATGAATGATAAATGAAACAAATGAGAAATAGAAATTGGATTGCACGAAAAGAAATACGTAACATACCCTGAAGGCAAACAGGGAGGCTAGCCTCTTGTACCCGAGTCATATGAATATAACCAGCCGAAGAAAGTGCCTTGATAGTCAATGGCGATATACCACTCTCATCAAATCTATGAAAACAAGACAACCAAATCAATAATTGCAA
This window harbors:
- the LOC130714933 gene encoding probable DEAD-box ATP-dependent RNA helicase 48; the protein is MWGWMIWQRRKPSPELLSLCNSLRTAVRNMGGGPRTFPGGVSKWKWKRMHEKRARDKERRLLEQEKHLYHARIRSEIRSSIAPSSSSSSATHQPVSPTQHVKALADRFMKEGALDLWNHQDGPLTQTQAQIQTQPQPQPQNLAPVDLRKLIPQHSNQNLASFSQAREYRAVPEVRNSDASAGKRRIWRRDPSDSSCSEGEGEMESKSHGSKMGGVSIASLGKYDVKKERRVMPKSYDEGSDFSEQVELIKYEINKRKLSQNEGQEQQDDILTQKRFDESGISPLTIKALSSAGYIHMTRVQEASLPVCLQGIDVLVKAKTGTGKSAAFLLPAIETVLKAMSTNTSQRVSPILVLILCPTRELASQIAAEAKVLLKHHEGIGVQSLVGGVRFKLDQKRLDSDPCQILVATPGRLLDHVENKSGISVRLMGLQMLVLDEADHLLDLGFRKDIEKIVDCLPRQRQSMLFSATIPKEVRRISQLVLKREHQYIDTVGMGSVETPVQIKQSFLIAPHESHFQIVHHILKEHILQTPDYKVIVFCTCGMVTSLMYQVLREMKLKVKEIHSRKPQLYRTRVSDEFKESKQLILVSSDVSSRGMNYPDVTLVLQVGIPPDREQYIHRLGRTGREGKEGEGILLIAPWEEYFLDEIKDLPLKKIPLPDIDPQAKLKIEHSMEKIDDDIKEAAYHGWLGYYNSIREIGREKTTIADLANRFSESIGLQRPPALFRKTALKMGLKDIPGIRIRR